One window from the genome of Paenibacillus azoreducens encodes:
- a CDS encoding family 78 glycoside hydrolase catalytic domain: MNQSVLPEWKASWIWGSGEPSPRNEWRCFRRVFTSGSSVRSAKLRISADSRYVLYIDGKLLGRGPVRSWPSAWAYDEYEISHLLEAGKETVIAVLVMHYGISTFQYIRGRGGLLVQLDMQNADSGFASGGSNPIDWSIVSDASWKTAIHQGHDPNSSRISCQIAFTEIMDAGKWDGRWVTAAYDDSGWEQASVIGPVGVKPWTELVPRDIPYLTEEPVYPSRVESLHGVKPPAWSAVIDLYGMMSPDSGYHANNIAFCGYLATRMMLEESAPFTIGIPDSGRIAPVIRIDGHQYESEDYTGEEPERYLNVFLEAGEHFLLLDVTGVSHGHGFHIGFDCEVPFQLQAIDVTEAKALATGVSSGEESEASAVEAAGSAAQPYPPEFSLVGPFDAVAIIDHQPTRPLNREHPAYQAIRHAASASGLQPFEAWIRSVDAPFINRNDVFAACVWKKAETVQQMPASLQHAVTAGPDAAVLPVLQGMDTEIVIDFGRELSGYISFELDAASGTVIDLYGFEFMKDGWRQHTYQLDNTLRYRCREGRQVYTSLIRRGLRYLALTARGASRPVRLFEVKMIQSNFPVANIGSFRSSDAMLNEIWRISRDTTRLCMEDTFVDCPAYEQAYWVGDARNEALVGYYAFGAKEIVERCLKLVPGSDFQTPLYADQVPSGWNSVIPNWTFFWVTACLEYYQYAGRDSFLKEIWPHVKRTMEQYLKHIDDKGLFAFDGWNLLDWAPFEQPNEGVVAPQNMFLYRTLNHAAEIGTIAGDQESSERFREEAAKLKTSINAHLWDESRQAYADCIRRDGSFSETLSAQTQVAAHLCDVAEGERLEKLKSYILDPPQSFVKIGSPFMSFFYYEALARMGRLDVMVNDMRESYGIMIENGATACWEMYPWSGYFKDPRILTRSHCHAWSAGPAYFLGAHILGVQGASPGWSKVKVAPQPCGLKRASGSVPLPDGGRIDVSWRVEGKDQLLLTIAAPSQVEIEIVAPESYKLKVEYGN; encoded by the coding sequence ATGAATCAATCCGTACTCCCGGAATGGAAGGCTTCCTGGATTTGGGGATCCGGCGAGCCGAGCCCCCGGAATGAATGGCGCTGTTTCCGCCGCGTTTTCACTTCGGGGAGTTCCGTTCGTTCCGCCAAATTACGAATTAGCGCCGATTCCCGGTATGTGCTGTACATCGACGGCAAGCTGCTTGGACGGGGGCCTGTCCGCTCGTGGCCATCCGCTTGGGCCTATGACGAATATGAGATCAGCCATCTGCTGGAAGCGGGAAAAGAAACGGTCATTGCGGTGCTGGTCATGCATTACGGCATCTCTACATTTCAATACATACGAGGCCGTGGGGGGCTTTTGGTTCAGCTGGATATGCAAAATGCAGATTCAGGTTTTGCCTCTGGCGGTTCAAATCCTATCGATTGGAGCATCGTCTCGGATGCCTCTTGGAAAACAGCCATCCACCAAGGACATGACCCGAATTCCTCGCGCATTTCCTGTCAGATAGCTTTTACGGAAATCATGGATGCCGGGAAATGGGACGGCCGATGGGTCACCGCCGCATATGACGACAGCGGCTGGGAGCAAGCTTCGGTTATCGGGCCCGTTGGTGTGAAGCCATGGACGGAGCTGGTTCCTAGGGACATTCCTTACCTGACGGAGGAACCTGTCTATCCGTCAAGGGTGGAGAGTTTGCACGGCGTGAAGCCTCCTGCCTGGAGTGCGGTTATCGATTTGTACGGCATGATGTCGCCGGACAGCGGCTATCATGCCAATAATATCGCATTCTGCGGATATTTGGCGACAAGGATGATGCTGGAGGAGTCGGCCCCTTTTACGATCGGCATTCCCGATTCGGGGCGCATCGCTCCTGTTATTCGCATCGACGGGCACCAATACGAATCAGAGGACTATACCGGTGAAGAGCCCGAGCGTTATCTGAACGTATTCTTGGAAGCGGGAGAACATTTCCTCCTGCTGGACGTGACCGGCGTGAGCCACGGGCATGGTTTCCATATCGGCTTTGACTGCGAGGTTCCTTTCCAGCTGCAAGCCATAGATGTGACTGAGGCCAAGGCATTGGCGACCGGAGTATCGTCGGGGGAGGAGTCGGAGGCGAGTGCGGTCGAGGCTGCGGGATCGGCAGCGCAACCTTATCCGCCCGAGTTCAGCCTTGTCGGCCCATTTGATGCGGTGGCGATCATTGATCACCAGCCGACGAGACCCTTGAACCGCGAACATCCGGCCTATCAAGCGATTCGACACGCTGCATCCGCTTCCGGCCTGCAGCCGTTCGAAGCTTGGATACGTTCTGTTGATGCTCCATTCATCAATCGCAATGATGTCTTCGCGGCTTGCGTATGGAAAAAGGCCGAAACAGTGCAGCAGATGCCTGCGTCTTTGCAGCATGCCGTGACTGCAGGTCCGGATGCGGCCGTCCTGCCCGTGCTGCAGGGCATGGATACCGAAATTGTCATTGATTTCGGAAGGGAGTTGTCGGGATATATCTCTTTTGAGCTGGACGCCGCAAGCGGGACCGTGATAGACCTGTATGGCTTCGAGTTTATGAAGGATGGATGGCGGCAGCACACTTACCAGTTGGATAATACGCTCCGCTATCGCTGCCGAGAGGGGAGGCAGGTCTATACCTCGTTGATCCGGCGCGGGCTGCGCTATTTGGCATTGACCGCCCGAGGCGCCTCCCGGCCCGTCCGGCTGTTCGAGGTGAAGATGATTCAGAGCAACTTCCCGGTGGCGAATATCGGCAGTTTCCGCAGCAGTGACGCGATGCTCAATGAAATATGGAGAATCAGCCGGGATACGACCCGGCTGTGCATGGAGGATACGTTCGTTGATTGTCCGGCTTACGAACAGGCCTATTGGGTCGGCGATGCCCGAAATGAAGCGCTGGTCGGTTATTATGCATTTGGCGCAAAAGAAATCGTCGAACGCTGCCTGAAGCTTGTGCCGGGCTCCGATTTCCAAACGCCGCTGTACGCTGACCAGGTGCCAAGCGGCTGGAACAGCGTCATCCCGAATTGGACCTTTTTTTGGGTGACGGCATGCCTTGAATATTATCAATATGCCGGGCGCGATTCGTTTCTGAAGGAGATTTGGCCTCACGTGAAACGGACGATGGAACAATATTTGAAACATATTGACGATAAGGGACTGTTTGCGTTTGACGGCTGGAACCTGCTGGACTGGGCTCCATTTGAGCAGCCGAATGAAGGCGTGGTCGCCCCACAGAATATGTTTTTGTACAGAACGCTCAATCATGCAGCCGAGATCGGAACCATTGCCGGTGATCAGGAGAGCTCCGAGCGTTTTCGTGAAGAAGCCGCAAAGCTGAAAACCTCGATCAATGCGCATCTTTGGGATGAGTCGAGGCAGGCGTATGCCGATTGTATCCGTCGTGACGGCAGCTTCTCCGAAACGCTTAGCGCCCAGACGCAAGTTGCGGCTCATTTATGCGATGTGGCGGAGGGGGAGCGGTTAGAGAAGCTCAAGTCCTATATTCTCGATCCGCCGCAATCTTTCGTGAAGATCGGCAGCCCGTTTATGTCCTTCTTTTATTACGAAGCGTTAGCCCGGATGGGACGGCTGGATGTCATGGTCAACGATATGCGCGAGAGCTATGGCATTATGATCGAAAACGGCGCCACGGCGTGTTGGGAGATGTACCCATGGAGCGGATATTTCAAAGATCCGAGAATACTGACCCGGAGCCATTGCCATGCCTGGTCCGCTGGCCCCGCCTATTTCCTCGGAGCGCATATTCTG
- a CDS encoding phosphotransferase family protein produces MKENWERPAAPAPMNQTQASALVSDLFPGKQVLQVERIGTGLSNSNYVIRFSGMSVPYILRVYREGAWIAEKEQAIHQLVMNSAPVPQILYMDASCTRLSQPYAVLEWMPGKLLRDVLQNGDADEISRCAASAGAALAQIHSHQFEEPGFFGSELNIAQRIKMDADTFTAFIDDSLEQQNAGQYLGSGIARRLQECCAKLAPYLDEQAGKPVLVHSDYNGLNILFKDGAVSAVLDWEFAYSGSRLCDIGNMLRYEKPDSIFEQAFIKGYVEAGGQLPFNWRMLARLEDLVALCDLLNRSTPAMPNRISDLKSLIANSIEELSLCMG; encoded by the coding sequence ATGAAAGAGAATTGGGAACGGCCGGCTGCTCCGGCGCCAATGAACCAGACCCAGGCTTCCGCACTGGTCTCGGACTTATTTCCCGGAAAACAGGTCTTGCAGGTTGAACGAATTGGAACAGGCCTCAGCAACTCCAACTACGTCATCAGGTTTTCAGGCATGTCAGTTCCATACATACTAAGAGTATATCGGGAAGGGGCATGGATTGCCGAAAAAGAACAGGCTATTCATCAGCTTGTAATGAATTCGGCGCCCGTTCCGCAGATTTTATATATGGATGCGAGCTGCACACGGTTAAGCCAACCTTATGCCGTACTGGAATGGATGCCGGGAAAACTGCTGCGGGATGTACTCCAAAACGGTGATGCCGATGAAATTTCCCGATGCGCCGCTTCCGCCGGGGCAGCGTTGGCCCAAATCCACAGCCATCAGTTCGAAGAACCGGGGTTCTTTGGCAGCGAACTGAATATCGCCCAACGCATCAAGATGGATGCGGACACATTTACGGCTTTTATCGACGACAGCCTCGAGCAGCAAAACGCCGGCCAATATCTTGGGAGCGGCATTGCACGCCGATTGCAAGAATGCTGCGCAAAACTCGCCCCCTACTTGGATGAGCAAGCCGGTAAACCGGTGCTGGTTCATTCCGATTACAACGGTCTCAATATCCTGTTCAAAGACGGCGCCGTATCGGCCGTTCTCGATTGGGAGTTCGCGTATTCAGGCAGCCGGCTCTGCGATATTGGAAATATGTTGCGATACGAAAAACCGGACTCTATATTCGAACAAGCCTTTATAAAGGGCTATGTAGAAGCTGGAGGGCAGCTCCCCTTCAACTGGCGTATGCTTGCCAGACTGGAGGATCTCGTTGCTCTCTGCGATTTGTTGAACCGATCGACACCGGCCATGCCGAACCGCATTTCGGATTTGAAGTCGTTGATTGCAAACAGCATTGAGGAACTCAGTCTATGCATGGGCTAA
- a CDS encoding DUF418 domain-containing protein: MKRIDVLDYLRGFALVGIIFINIFQMIPYEHMPQDYGFWSQLEVGVLKLIDYGIYGRFYTIFSFLFGIGFYLFISRAKARGDKAYLLFVRRLLILLVFGFIHSKFQPGEALMLYSILGFLLLPLYNLKPAVNLFLGIVILVLGQSFGALGMSLSMFVLGLWAGQSRIFEQVGQYKKRWIIAQVVSLVLIPFGLWAQYAIIDRTGMLDVGMAAGAIAEDVFYVTSLTLLLQYPFMRKWLMPLNRLGRMALTNYIMQTVIILTLDAVLGLSGRAYYLILAMIAAEILLLQMVISTMWLKRFAMGPLEWIWRLGTYGKIPEHYKSEGKQERQLKNDFQ, from the coding sequence ATGAAACGAATTGACGTCCTGGATTATTTGCGCGGATTTGCGCTTGTCGGGATTATCTTCATCAACATCTTTCAGATGATTCCTTATGAGCATATGCCGCAGGATTATGGATTTTGGAGCCAGCTTGAGGTTGGCGTATTAAAACTAATTGATTATGGGATATACGGCCGTTTTTATACGATATTCAGCTTTTTATTCGGTATAGGTTTTTACTTGTTTATTTCCCGCGCCAAAGCGAGAGGGGATAAAGCCTATCTCTTGTTTGTGCGAAGGCTGCTGATTCTGCTCGTATTCGGGTTTATCCATAGCAAGTTCCAGCCTGGAGAAGCGTTGATGCTGTATTCGATTTTGGGCTTCCTGCTGCTGCCGTTGTATAATTTGAAACCTGCAGTCAATCTGTTTCTGGGAATCGTGATCTTGGTTTTGGGCCAAAGTTTTGGAGCTCTCGGCATGAGTCTCAGCATGTTTGTACTGGGCCTGTGGGCGGGCCAAAGCCGCATATTTGAGCAGGTGGGCCAATATAAGAAGCGCTGGATCATTGCGCAGGTGGTTTCGCTGGTCCTCATCCCGTTCGGCTTATGGGCGCAGTATGCCATTATTGATCGAACCGGGATGCTCGATGTTGGGATGGCGGCGGGGGCCATTGCGGAAGATGTATTTTACGTCACGTCGCTTACGCTGCTTTTGCAGTATCCGTTCATGAGAAAGTGGCTGATGCCGCTGAATCGGCTCGGACGCATGGCGCTGACCAATTACATTATGCAGACCGTCATCATTTTAACATTGGATGCAGTGCTGGGCCTGAGCGGGCGTGCTTATTATTTGATCTTGGCCATGATTGCCGCAGAGATTCTGCTGCTCCAAATGGTGATCAGCACCATGTGGTTGAAACGTTTTGCTATGGGACCTCTGGAATGGATTTGGCGGTTAGGCACGTATGGTAAAATTCCTGAGCATTATAAATCTGAGGGGAAGCAGGAACGTCAGCTGAAAAATGATTTTCAATAG
- a CDS encoding rhodanese-like domain-containing protein gives MILWILFALFAAATAVVWVVRELTPVQGLTFISNEDLYSYEKDRHGMQLLDVRDQVDYIKHHVPGSINISIGRLPYVHESQLTSEAPVVILAENVRKTKKAARMLKRYGFLRIYAPSNVKAPWNCGCCCRSVGC, from the coding sequence TTGATACTGTGGATATTGTTTGCATTGTTTGCTGCCGCAACGGCTGTTGTATGGGTTGTTCGGGAACTGACCCCGGTTCAAGGTCTGACCTTTATTAGCAATGAAGATCTATATTCATATGAAAAGGATCGGCATGGAATGCAATTGCTTGATGTAAGGGATCAGGTAGATTATATAAAGCATCATGTTCCGGGTTCGATCAATATTTCCATAGGCAGACTGCCCTATGTTCATGAGTCGCAGCTTACATCCGAAGCGCCTGTGGTCATTTTGGCAGAAAACGTCCGCAAGACCAAAAAGGCGGCACGTATGCTGAAGAGGTATGGTTTCTTGAGGATATATGCTCCAAGCAACGTCAAAGCTCCTTGGAATTGCGGCTGCTGCTGCCGCTCGGTCGGTTGCTGA
- a CDS encoding heavy metal translocating P-type ATPase, which produces MLILYRSLDRRLFKMAEATGRVKRELVLDGLDCANCAMKIEDNVKKMDGIRSCSVNFVKQTLIYETDEENEALLYDVKKKIKKLEPHITVMDHPSAGHKKQGGHHDHQHGHDHGHEHGHAHGHDHGAEGHSHAHDHGSGGTKKMAIRLVVGAALTAAGLLIDAGPYVELAIFLAAYLVAGADIVLQAVKNIIRGQVFDEYFLMSVATIGAFGVGQYPEGVAVMLFYQLGEMFQGIAVNRSRKSISAMMDLRPDFANLKVGSDTKRVAPEEVQVGDYIVVKPGEKVPLDGVVVEGSSMVDTSALTGESVPREIETGHDVLSGFINKNGVLTIKVTKGFGESTVSKILDLVQNASSKKAPTENFITKFARYYTPVVVIVAVLLALVPPLVISGAAFSDWIYRALIFLVISCPCALVVSIPLGFFGGIGAASKAGILIKGSNYLEALNDVKYVVFDKTGTLTKGAFKVTDIRPTLEGMNKEQLLEIAAYAEFHSTHPIAESIRTAYGRELDEGRIESYNEISGHGIQVQVDGKAVLAGNTKLMDKESIVFKQPELAGTTVHISVDGRYAGYITISDEVKEDAAEAIRTLKQMGKKTVMLTGDSKAVGEAVGRSLGLDEVHAELLPQHKVEEIEKLDSKKSAKEKIVFVGDGINDTPVLARADVGVAMGGLGSDAAIEAADVVIMTDEPSKIGTAIHIAKRTRSIVWQNIVFALGVKAIFLLLGAFGIATMWEAVFSDVGVTLIAVLNAMRVLKAK; this is translated from the coding sequence ATGCTCATATTATATCGCAGTTTAGATCGGAGGCTGTTTAAGATGGCTGAGGCAACCGGAAGAGTGAAACGCGAACTCGTGTTGGACGGCTTGGATTGCGCCAATTGTGCAATGAAAATTGAAGACAACGTCAAGAAAATGGATGGAATTCGTTCCTGCTCCGTCAATTTCGTCAAGCAGACGTTAATCTATGAAACGGATGAGGAAAATGAAGCACTGCTTTACGATGTGAAAAAGAAAATCAAAAAGCTTGAGCCGCATATTACAGTGATGGACCACCCATCTGCAGGGCATAAGAAACAAGGCGGTCACCATGACCATCAACACGGTCATGATCATGGTCACGAACACGGCCATGCACACGGACATGACCATGGAGCGGAAGGACATTCTCATGCTCATGATCATGGTAGCGGCGGAACGAAAAAGATGGCGATCCGTTTAGTTGTTGGCGCAGCTTTGACCGCAGCTGGATTGCTTATCGATGCCGGCCCGTATGTGGAGCTTGCGATCTTCCTTGCGGCATATTTGGTTGCCGGCGCGGATATCGTGCTTCAAGCCGTCAAAAATATCATCCGGGGTCAGGTATTCGATGAATATTTCCTGATGTCGGTCGCAACCATAGGCGCATTTGGCGTCGGCCAGTATCCGGAAGGCGTTGCGGTTATGCTGTTCTACCAGCTCGGCGAGATGTTCCAGGGAATTGCCGTCAACCGTTCCCGCAAATCCATCAGCGCTATGATGGACTTGCGTCCGGACTTTGCCAACCTGAAAGTGGGCAGCGATACGAAACGCGTGGCTCCGGAAGAAGTGCAGGTCGGCGATTATATCGTCGTCAAACCGGGAGAAAAGGTACCGCTCGACGGTGTGGTAGTCGAAGGAAGTTCGATGGTGGACACATCGGCTTTGACCGGCGAATCCGTTCCCCGCGAAATTGAAACAGGACACGATGTATTAAGCGGATTTATCAACAAAAACGGCGTTTTGACCATTAAAGTAACCAAAGGTTTCGGAGAATCGACGGTTTCGAAAATTTTGGATTTGGTCCAAAATGCGAGCAGCAAGAAAGCTCCGACCGAAAATTTTATTACGAAATTCGCCAGATACTATACGCCGGTCGTGGTGATCGTGGCCGTTCTCCTTGCGCTTGTGCCGCCGCTTGTAATCAGCGGAGCAGCCTTTTCGGATTGGATATACAGAGCACTTATATTCCTGGTTATCTCTTGTCCTTGCGCGCTGGTCGTTTCCATTCCGCTTGGTTTCTTCGGCGGGATCGGAGCGGCTTCCAAAGCGGGCATCCTGATCAAAGGAAGCAACTATCTCGAAGCGTTAAATGATGTCAAATATGTTGTTTTCGACAAAACCGGCACATTAACCAAAGGCGCTTTTAAGGTAACGGATATCCGTCCAACCTTGGAGGGAATGAATAAGGAACAGCTGCTGGAGATTGCAGCTTACGCCGAATTTCATTCGACGCATCCCATTGCCGAATCCATCCGTACGGCTTATGGCAGGGAGTTGGATGAAGGACGGATAGAAAGCTATAACGAAATCTCCGGACATGGCATTCAGGTGCAAGTAGACGGCAAAGCCGTGTTGGCCGGAAATACCAAACTCATGGATAAGGAATCTATAGTTTTCAAACAGCCGGAACTTGCCGGAACAACGGTGCATATCAGCGTGGATGGCCGGTATGCCGGATACATTACCATTTCGGATGAAGTGAAGGAAGATGCGGCGGAAGCGATCCGCACGCTGAAGCAGATGGGCAAGAAAACCGTTATGCTGACAGGGGATTCCAAGGCGGTTGGCGAAGCGGTTGGCCGCTCGCTGGGATTGGATGAGGTTCATGCCGAACTGCTGCCGCAGCATAAAGTGGAAGAGATCGAGAAGCTGGACAGCAAGAAATCCGCAAAAGAAAAAATCGTATTTGTGGGCGACGGCATCAACGATACGCCGGTACTCGCCAGAGCTGATGTCGGCGTGGCGATGGGCGGTCTGGGCTCGGATGCCGCCATCGAAGCGGCGGACGTGGTCATTATGACGGATGAGCCTTCCAAGATCGGAACGGCGATTCATATCGCAAAGCGCACGCGCTCGATTGTATGGCAGAACATTGTTTTTGCGCTGGGGGTTAAAGCAATCTTCCTCCTCTTGGGCGCATTTGGGATTGCGACAATGTGGGAAGCGGTGTTCTCGGATGTTGGGGTCACGCTTATTGCGGTACTAAACGCGATGCGGGTATTGAAGGCGAAATAA
- a CDS encoding ABC transporter ATP-binding protein has protein sequence MKEGYQKGNWKAFVHLVRQTKPSAWMLSVAAVLSIFSTLVSLVVPLFTKGLVDSFTVNDIKPVQIVLLVVSFVVSAISGGVSIYLLNRLGQEVVAKLRDRLWKKLLKLPIPYYDNHRTGDTISRMTNDTAVLKGLVSEHVTGFFNGVISMVGAIVILLLLDWKMTLIILAAIPVTAAVLVPLGRVMLHISRRLQDETADFTTILNQVLSEIRLVKASNAEDRETEVGQKAIQGLLRLGIREGKIQAFIGPIISFVMMGLMVLIIGYGGLRVSSGALSAGDLVAFILYLVQIIMPMNQITMFFTQLQKSVGATERIVNILEDRQENVSEGKTLSGPIQTIELEHVHFSYEKGDTVLHDISFTLKPGKVTAVVGPSGGGKTTLFSVLERFYLPDSGVIRVGGEDVSEYSLQSWRKQIGYVPQESPIVAGTIRDNICYGMDREVSEEELKHAAHMAYADIFIDELPEGYQTEVGERGIKLSGGQRQRISIARALLRNPQILMLDEATSSLDSQSEVFVQKALQNLMKGRTTLVIAHRLSTVVDADQILFIEKGHITGRGTHHEMVENHAMYREFANQQLRIADSISQG, from the coding sequence ATGAAAGAAGGTTATCAAAAAGGGAACTGGAAAGCGTTTGTCCACCTGGTCCGCCAAACCAAGCCATCCGCCTGGATGCTTTCTGTGGCGGCGGTTTTAAGCATTTTCTCCACTTTGGTGAGTCTTGTGGTGCCTTTGTTTACCAAAGGGCTGGTGGACAGTTTTACGGTGAACGACATCAAACCCGTTCAAATTGTTTTGCTTGTGGTAAGCTTCGTGGTTTCCGCCATTTCCGGCGGGGTATCGATTTATTTGCTGAACAGGTTGGGACAAGAGGTGGTTGCCAAGCTGCGCGACCGTCTCTGGAAAAAGCTGCTGAAGCTGCCCATTCCATACTACGACAATCACCGGACAGGCGATACGATTAGCCGGATGACAAATGACACTGCGGTGCTGAAGGGACTTGTGTCCGAGCATGTCACGGGATTTTTTAACGGCGTGATTTCGATGGTGGGGGCAATCGTCATTTTGCTGCTTCTCGATTGGAAAATGACGCTGATTATCCTTGCGGCAATTCCCGTTACGGCTGCGGTTTTGGTTCCGCTCGGCCGGGTTATGCTTCACATCTCGCGCCGTCTGCAGGATGAGACCGCCGATTTTACGACGATCCTGAATCAGGTCCTCTCCGAGATTCGGCTTGTAAAAGCCTCCAATGCGGAAGACCGGGAAACGGAAGTCGGTCAAAAGGCGATTCAGGGATTGTTGAGGCTCGGCATACGTGAGGGCAAAATCCAGGCTTTTATCGGTCCGATTATTTCTTTTGTAATGATGGGTCTCATGGTGCTTATTATCGGGTACGGTGGCTTGCGAGTATCAAGCGGGGCGCTGTCCGCAGGTGATTTGGTGGCATTTATTTTATATCTGGTACAGATTATCATGCCGATGAACCAGATTACGATGTTTTTTACACAACTGCAAAAATCGGTGGGGGCTACGGAACGTATTGTCAATATACTGGAAGATAGACAGGAAAACGTATCGGAAGGCAAAACGCTGTCCGGTCCCATTCAAACCATCGAGCTTGAGCATGTTCATTTTTCATATGAAAAAGGCGATACCGTTCTGCATGACATCAGTTTTACGCTGAAACCGGGGAAAGTGACGGCTGTTGTCGGACCGAGCGGGGGTGGCAAAACCACACTGTTTTCCGTCCTGGAACGTTTTTATCTTCCTGACAGCGGGGTCATCCGGGTCGGAGGAGAGGATGTCAGCGAATATTCACTCCAGTCATGGCGCAAGCAAATCGGATACGTCCCGCAGGAAAGTCCGATCGTGGCAGGGACAATCCGGGATAACATATGTTACGGCATGGACCGCGAAGTAAGCGAGGAAGAACTCAAACATGCTGCCCATATGGCGTATGCCGACATATTTATCGATGAATTGCCTGAGGGTTATCAGACCGAAGTTGGAGAACGCGGGATCAAATTATCGGGAGGTCAGCGGCAACGGATTTCCATTGCCCGTGCGCTTCTCCGGAACCCGCAAATTCTGATGTTGGATGAAGCGACTTCAAGTCTGGACAGCCAGTCGGAGGTTTTTGTGCAGAAGGCGCTGCAAAATCTGATGAAAGGGCGCACAACGCTGGTTATAGCCCATCGTTTGTCTACTGTCGTGGATGCCGACCAGATCCTGTTTATTGAAAAAGGGCATATAACGGGAAGAGGCACGCATCATGAAATGGTTGAAAACCATGCCATGTATCGGGAGTTTGCCAATCAGCAGCTGCGGATTGCCGATTCGATCTCACAAGGGTGA